Proteins encoded together in one Terriglobus sp. TAA 43 window:
- a CDS encoding S9 family peptidase, producing the protein MRTRLFATAALAATSLFFSATAQRPGSETTNVFTPEMKFFDRPDPRIAEYEQAQRGGTPVRQIGAVELSPDGKKLAWLVAAEPTAAGGGRNGRGRSGMQLHISEALAPNPTEPAITAGEGCSSSAPRWSPDGQTLAFVATCADGQPQLWLRSTDGAVKQLTHIKGTLTSPAWAPDGSSIAFLYVENATRSAGALAAMKPPAGIVGQDGVEIQWVAAADAHTGNLSILTPKTLHAYEYDWAPDAKHIAFVASNPPGENTWWIAQMYTAPAGQPDAAKSILNPVTVGGSLHGLQIAVPRYSPDGKNIAFIGGLMSDQGSTGGDVYLMGADGNGLQNLTPGRKDTPVYLGWADPDHILFSAYQSGKTHLGILGTNKTEVLQLWTAQQSVASGRAAASFSFSTTAKIAAFVSAGPEQAPEVYIGTTHGANAVTHLNTNATKPATKTLSLEWDNEGYHVQGWLTLPENYDAAKKYPMIVSVHGGPSAQAGPSFGGAGAGLYAHLGYFYFTANPRGSFGQGEAFVQANRKDFGYGDLRDILKGVDTVEKQYSVDDHRLGLTGWSYGGFMSMFAITQTHRFRAAVAGAGISNWQSYYGENSIDQWMVPFFGASVYDAPEAYAKSSAINFIKNVETPLLILVGDRDGECPAPQSYEMWHALKALGKKTELVVYPNEGHGFSNPLHSQDRTARTIAWFEDNMK; encoded by the coding sequence ATGCGCACCAGATTGTTCGCCACCGCGGCCCTTGCCGCCACCAGCCTTTTCTTCTCTGCCACAGCCCAGCGCCCAGGCAGCGAGACCACCAACGTCTTCACGCCGGAGATGAAGTTCTTCGACCGTCCCGATCCGCGCATCGCTGAGTATGAGCAGGCACAGCGCGGCGGCACGCCTGTCCGCCAGATCGGCGCGGTCGAGCTCTCGCCCGACGGTAAGAAGCTCGCGTGGCTGGTCGCCGCCGAACCCACCGCAGCAGGCGGTGGACGCAATGGCCGCGGGCGCAGCGGCATGCAGCTTCACATCAGCGAAGCGCTCGCGCCCAATCCCACGGAACCCGCGATCACCGCTGGCGAAGGCTGTTCCAGCAGCGCTCCCCGCTGGTCGCCCGATGGCCAGACGCTCGCCTTCGTGGCCACCTGCGCCGACGGACAGCCGCAACTCTGGCTGCGCTCCACCGATGGAGCAGTAAAGCAGCTCACCCACATCAAAGGCACGCTCACTTCGCCTGCCTGGGCTCCTGATGGTTCGTCCATCGCCTTCCTTTATGTAGAGAACGCCACGCGCTCCGCAGGCGCTCTCGCTGCCATGAAACCGCCAGCAGGCATCGTTGGCCAGGACGGCGTTGAGATTCAGTGGGTGGCTGCAGCAGACGCGCATACCGGCAACCTCAGCATCCTCACGCCCAAGACTCTTCACGCGTATGAATACGACTGGGCGCCCGACGCCAAGCACATCGCTTTCGTCGCCTCCAACCCGCCGGGCGAAAACACCTGGTGGATTGCGCAGATGTACACCGCGCCCGCCGGCCAACCCGATGCGGCAAAGTCCATCCTGAATCCTGTGACGGTTGGCGGTTCACTCCACGGTCTGCAGATCGCCGTGCCCCGCTATTCGCCAGACGGCAAGAACATCGCGTTCATTGGCGGCTTGATGTCTGACCAGGGTTCCACGGGCGGCGACGTCTACCTGATGGGCGCAGATGGCAATGGCCTGCAGAACCTGACACCCGGTCGCAAGGACACACCCGTTTATCTCGGATGGGCCGACCCTGACCACATCCTGTTTTCCGCATATCAATCCGGCAAGACACACCTGGGCATTCTGGGCACCAACAAGACCGAGGTTCTCCAACTCTGGACAGCACAGCAATCGGTCGCAAGCGGTCGCGCTGCTGCGTCCTTCTCGTTCTCAACCACGGCGAAGATCGCAGCCTTCGTCTCCGCAGGCCCGGAACAGGCACCCGAGGTTTACATCGGCACCACGCATGGAGCCAATGCCGTCACGCACCTGAACACGAACGCTACCAAGCCCGCCACGAAGACTCTTTCTCTGGAATGGGACAACGAGGGCTACCACGTGCAAGGTTGGCTCACGCTTCCTGAGAACTATGACGCAGCAAAGAAGTACCCCATGATCGTCAGCGTTCACGGCGGCCCTTCGGCGCAGGCTGGTCCGTCGTTCGGTGGTGCGGGAGCAGGCCTCTACGCACACCTTGGCTACTTCTACTTCACGGCCAATCCACGCGGCTCCTTCGGCCAGGGTGAAGCGTTCGTACAGGCCAATCGCAAGGACTTTGGTTATGGTGATCTTCGCGACATCCTGAAGGGCGTCGACACGGTTGAGAAGCAATACTCGGTCGACGACCATCGCCTGGGCCTTACCGGTTGGAGCTACGGCGGCTTCATGAGCATGTTCGCCATCACGCAGACGCATCGCTTCCGCGCTGCAGTTGCAGGTGCAGGGATCAGCAACTGGCAGAGCTATTACGGCGAAAACTCCATCGATCAATGGATGGTTCCGTTCTTCGGAGCAAGCGTCTATGACGCGCCGGAAGCGTACGCAAAATCCTCCGCGATCAACTTCATCAAGAACGTGGAGACCCCACTACTCATCCTTGTTGGCGACCGTGACGGTGAATGCCCCGCACCGCAAAGCTACGAGATGTGGCACGCGTTGAAGGCTCTCGGAAAGAAGACAGAACTTGTGGTCTATCCCAATGAAGGCCACGGCTTCTCTAATCCGCTGCACTCGCAGGACCGCACAGCCCGTACCATTGCGTGGTTTGAAGACAACATGAAGTAG
- a CDS encoding LssY C-terminal domain-containing protein — protein MFAVRRVMEFGAFALFCNGAVAQVVLPEKTALEIRLTERVATHTSKEGSPVRAILAAPVLQGDKVVLPLGSKVEGRVVHLNSVGLGLKHETSSIGLAMDRIVLPDGTVVPITAKVAQIENSREVVQKNGRISGVRSTGTLSHKASGAAGTLAFSNPIALIFITTSSASLLRFSDPEISLPANAELILLTTAPIQVGTGVEPGVTPVAQDEAASTKLQEMIHKQPFRTMTSPKPVPSDMTNLMLIGKADAIHRAFEAAGWMQVDDLTATSTYQTIRSISEEEAYHRAPMSLLTLDGQKPTYALAKTLDTFSKRHHLRVFATNDQWDGEQVWVSSSTQDIGIGFSADQKTFIHQIDHNIDHERTKVVNDLMLTGCVTALNLVARPWLPEHPKNGTGEEIVTDGRIAVIKLNDCAAPLNVPAKDQTAELPVHPNVATKATRQTTLTLRNMLLRDNLAVTAYGGVKQGLGLKHPKPPEQPIPTESVIDMDRYAIGQSDTAAPEASPQEPIKPGLPVGTLAVTKSGLPRYTVELGVHSGYAGYSGGNGGSVGYVFLPDNLNDPVYITALGNEHFAGWNLGGSVTLNTREHFSHEFTFDYNRTPFEVQFVDLNLATGPDETDPVTEAEFGFEESTLSTTEFGYNLQYHLTRRDSRWRPYVFAGPSVRLMHLTDAPITKASPWFKLGLSTVGILTAAWKYGTTPPLEGGGVFQVGLQYGGGVKYRVSRRVLVRADYKETLTGQPDFWSKSKNDIFDPNELPGYTLEIIGPFNEGVMRQQRATMGISFVF, from the coding sequence ATGTTTGCGGTTCGCCGCGTGATGGAATTTGGCGCTTTTGCGCTGTTTTGCAACGGTGCGGTGGCGCAGGTGGTGTTGCCAGAAAAGACTGCGCTGGAGATACGACTGACGGAGCGTGTGGCCACGCATACGTCAAAAGAAGGTTCTCCTGTACGGGCCATCCTCGCGGCTCCTGTACTGCAGGGCGACAAGGTGGTGCTGCCGCTGGGCAGCAAGGTGGAAGGCCGCGTCGTTCATCTGAACAGTGTGGGGCTTGGTCTGAAGCATGAGACTTCATCCATCGGCCTGGCGATGGATCGGATTGTCCTGCCCGACGGCACAGTGGTGCCCATCACCGCGAAGGTGGCGCAGATTGAGAATTCGCGCGAGGTAGTACAGAAGAACGGGCGCATTTCCGGCGTGCGATCGACCGGAACGTTGAGTCATAAGGCTTCGGGTGCGGCGGGAACGCTGGCGTTCAGCAATCCGATCGCGTTGATATTTATCACGACATCATCCGCGTCGTTGCTGCGCTTCTCCGACCCGGAAATTTCGCTACCGGCCAATGCGGAATTGATTTTGCTGACAACGGCTCCCATACAGGTGGGAACTGGAGTTGAGCCGGGAGTCACTCCAGTTGCGCAGGATGAGGCAGCTTCAACGAAGCTGCAGGAGATGATTCACAAACAGCCGTTCCGCACGATGACGTCGCCAAAGCCGGTGCCGTCCGACATGACGAACCTCATGCTGATCGGCAAAGCCGATGCGATACACCGCGCTTTCGAGGCTGCTGGATGGATGCAGGTGGATGACCTCACGGCGACGTCGACCTATCAGACAATCCGTTCCATCTCAGAGGAGGAAGCCTATCACCGGGCTCCCATGTCGTTGCTCACGCTGGATGGCCAGAAGCCCACGTACGCATTGGCGAAGACGCTGGATACCTTTTCCAAGCGGCATCATCTGCGCGTATTTGCTACGAACGATCAATGGGACGGCGAGCAGGTGTGGGTCTCTTCGTCGACGCAGGATATCGGCATTGGATTCTCTGCTGACCAGAAGACGTTCATTCACCAGATCGACCACAATATTGACCACGAGCGTACGAAGGTTGTGAATGACCTGATGCTGACTGGCTGCGTCACCGCGTTGAACCTGGTGGCGAGGCCGTGGCTACCGGAGCATCCGAAGAACGGCACCGGCGAAGAGATTGTGACGGATGGCCGGATTGCCGTGATCAAGCTGAATGATTGCGCAGCCCCACTTAATGTTCCGGCGAAGGATCAGACGGCGGAGCTTCCCGTGCATCCCAACGTTGCTACCAAGGCGACGCGTCAGACCACGTTGACCTTGCGGAATATGTTGCTGCGCGACAACCTTGCAGTGACCGCGTATGGCGGAGTGAAGCAGGGCCTGGGCCTGAAGCATCCGAAGCCTCCTGAGCAGCCTATTCCGACGGAATCTGTAATCGACATGGATCGGTATGCCATCGGGCAGTCGGACACTGCGGCTCCTGAGGCGAGTCCGCAGGAACCGATCAAGCCAGGGCTTCCCGTAGGCACTCTCGCTGTGACCAAATCGGGGCTGCCGCGCTATACGGTGGAGCTCGGAGTGCACAGCGGATATGCCGGATACTCCGGCGGCAATGGCGGCTCAGTGGGCTACGTGTTCCTGCCAGACAATCTCAATGATCCGGTGTACATCACTGCTCTTGGTAACGAGCATTTTGCGGGATGGAACCTTGGCGGATCGGTGACGCTGAACACGCGCGAGCACTTCTCGCATGAGTTCACGTTTGACTACAACCGAACCCCGTTCGAGGTGCAGTTTGTGGATCTGAATCTGGCGACCGGACCGGACGAAACCGACCCGGTGACGGAAGCAGAGTTTGGGTTTGAGGAGTCGACGCTCTCCACAACGGAGTTCGGGTACAACTTGCAGTACCACCTGACGCGACGGGATTCGCGCTGGCGACCGTACGTCTTTGCCGGGCCTTCCGTGCGGTTGATGCACCTGACGGACGCGCCCATCACCAAGGCGTCTCCGTGGTTCAAGCTGGGGCTCAGCACGGTGGGTATCCTGACCGCCGCGTGGAAATATGGCACAACCCCACCCCTGGAGGGAGGCGGTGTCTTCCAGGTGGGCCTGCAATATGGCGGCGGTGTGAAGTATCGGGTGTCGCGGCGGGTGCTGGTGCGGGCGGACTATAAAGAGACGCTGACTGGCCAGCCGGATTTCTGGTCAAAGTCGAAGAACGATATCTTCGATCCGAACGAACTGCCGGGCTACACCCTGGAAATCATTGGCCCCTTTAACGAGGGAGTCATGCGCCAGCAGCGGGCGACAATGGGCATCTCTTTTGTGTTTTAA
- a CDS encoding DUF4239 domain-containing protein → MSEILIAVGIFVLLTTSSMLAMFENTRLTISHRSDETAAAVRNITSIFVVVASLVFGLMLNSAKNTYETINANVHGYATNLIILDRMLRSYGPDAESARLALRRYTEQAILKPARADDVLSNTGDSTGRTLEYVGDLVARIIPADRYHDSLLQDLRQNYNHIVQQRWAIVEQSEGSTPGLLVAMLVAWLVVIFIGFGYRAPRNAMVIGTLVLSALLISGSLYLVMDMNVPFKGPIQVSDQPLRRALQEMERQ, encoded by the coding sequence ATGAGTGAAATCCTGATCGCAGTTGGAATTTTTGTTTTGCTGACGACGTCGTCGATGTTGGCGATGTTCGAGAATACGCGGCTGACGATTTCGCATCGGAGCGATGAGACAGCCGCAGCGGTGCGAAACATCACGAGCATCTTTGTTGTGGTGGCATCTCTGGTATTTGGCCTGATGCTCAACTCTGCGAAGAACACCTACGAGACGATCAATGCAAACGTCCACGGATATGCCACGAACCTGATCATTCTGGATCGGATGCTGCGGAGTTATGGGCCTGATGCTGAGTCTGCGCGACTTGCCCTGCGGCGTTATACCGAACAGGCCATTCTTAAGCCAGCGCGAGCCGATGACGTGTTATCGAACACGGGCGATTCCACGGGTCGCACTCTGGAATATGTTGGCGATCTAGTCGCGCGCATTATCCCTGCAGACAGGTACCACGATTCGTTGTTGCAGGATTTGCGCCAGAACTACAACCACATCGTGCAGCAACGGTGGGCGATTGTGGAGCAGTCAGAGGGCAGTACGCCGGGATTGTTGGTGGCGATGCTGGTGGCCTGGCTGGTGGTGATTTTCATCGGTTTTGGATATCGCGCGCCGCGCAATGCCATGGTGATTGGCACCCTGGTACTCTCAGCGCTGCTGATTTCTGGTTCGTTGTACCTGGTGATGGACATGAATGTGCCGTTCAAAGGGCCCATTCAGGTTTCTGACCAGCCGCTACGACGTGCACTGCAAGAAATGGAGCGTCAGTAG
- the rpsL gene encoding 30S ribosomal protein S12, which yields MPTFHQLVKKGRKAPNYKTASPALQGSPQRRGVCTRVYTQTPKKPNSALRKVARVRLTNGIEVTSYIPGEGHNLQEHSIVLIRGGRVKDLPGVRYHIVRGTLDSVGVAKRTQSRSKYGAKRPKQAAK from the coding sequence GTGCCTACGTTTCATCAGCTTGTGAAAAAGGGCCGCAAGGCGCCGAACTATAAGACGGCTAGCCCGGCACTGCAGGGATCCCCGCAGCGCCGTGGTGTGTGCACCCGTGTGTACACCCAGACGCCGAAGAAGCCGAACTCGGCGCTCCGTAAGGTAGCGCGTGTTCGTTTGACCAACGGAATCGAAGTCACTTCGTATATTCCGGGTGAAGGCCACAACCTGCAGGAGCACTCGATTGTGCTGATCCGCGGTGGCCGTGTGAAGGATCTGCCGGGTGTGCGTTACCACATCGTTCGCGGCACGCTGGATAGCGTGGGCGTGGCGAAGCGTACGCAGAGCCGCTCGAAGTACGGCGCAAAGCGTCCGAAGCAGGCAGCAAAGTAA
- the rpsG gene encoding 30S ribosomal protein S7, producing the protein MPRKGHIAKREVAPDPVYGSTLVTKFVNSMMWGGKKSTAQKIFYASMTGLEAKGGGDDALTLFKKAVENVKPLLEVKSRRVGGANYQVPIEVNPERRTSLAIRWLVSYARSRGEKGMVDKMTAELLDAANGRGAAMKKKEDVHRMAEANRAFAHYRW; encoded by the coding sequence ATGCCACGTAAAGGTCATATTGCAAAGCGCGAGGTAGCTCCGGATCCGGTATACGGTTCCACCCTCGTAACGAAGTTTGTCAACAGCATGATGTGGGGCGGCAAGAAGTCGACTGCGCAGAAGATTTTCTACGCAAGCATGACGGGTCTGGAAGCCAAGGGCGGCGGCGATGACGCTCTTACCCTGTTCAAGAAGGCTGTTGAGAACGTGAAGCCCCTGCTGGAAGTGAAGAGCCGCCGTGTTGGCGGTGCGAACTACCAGGTGCCGATCGAAGTTAACCCCGAGCGCCGCACCTCCCTGGCGATCCGCTGGCTGGTTAGCTACGCACGTTCGCGTGGCGAGAAGGGCATGGTCGACAAGATGACGGCCGAGTTGCTCGACGCTGCGAATGGCCGTGGAGCGGCCATGAAGAAGAAGGAAGACGTACACCGTATGGCTGAGGCGAACCGTGCCTTTGCTCACTACCGCTGGTAG